GGCCGGGTTGTCCCACGGCAGCCCGCGCATCCAGCCGAAGAAGCCGGTGGCGCCGCGCGCCCGGGCGCTGGCCTCCAGCGAGGAGACGATGATGGCGAAGGCCGCCAGCGTCGGGACCGAGACGAACAGCGACAGCAGCGAGCCGACGACCCGCACGCCTTCGGACAGGTTCGGCTCCAGGAACATGTGGTAGAGGCTGGTCGGCGGCACGAAGACCAGATACGCCGCGAAGACGACCTTCGACATCCTGGCGCCGTGGATGGACGTCACGCCGGTCAGGTGCTCGGTCAGCACGTACCACACCAGCACGGTCGCCATCAGCGGCAGGTAGTGCAGGTTGTGGAACAGGATGTGCCACTCGGTGCCGTGGTCGGCCGGGAACGGCCCGGCGCCCAGCGACCACAGCACGCCCGGCAGGAAGGCGTTCGTCGCCGCGATGGCGCTGACCACCAGGAACCCCGCCCAGGCGAACAGCGCGAAGCCGATGGAGGTGAATGCGTCCGCCTCGCCACGCAGCCGGGGCTGGAACACCGTCGCGATGCCGCTGACCGCCGAGGCGACCAAGCCGCCGGAGAGCAGCAGGTAGCCCAGCGCGAAGAACCCGACCGAGCGCGGATCGTCCGCGGCGAGCTCCGGGCTGCCGTCGTAGAGCAGCGGCGTGCCGGTGTAGGAGATCCATTCGCTGACACCGAAGCCCGCCAGCATCAGCGCAGCACCCAACCAGGCGAACGGGCGCAACGCCAGCCCGCATCCGTTCTCGGCAGCGGCGAGCACGAGCAGGAGGGCCGCTTGGATCAGGTACAGCCAGTAGAAGAACACCGACACGCCGTGCAGGGTGAGCAGGCGGTAGGCGTCGTCGGGGAAGAAGGTCAGCGCACCGGCACGGGCCAGTGCGGTCACAAAGCCTCCGATCAAGCCCAGCACCAGCGCCAGCAGGGCGGCACCGAACAGCAGCTTGAGGAGCGCCTTGTCGGGCGTCGGCAGGGCTTTGATGCGCGCCGCCAGGGCGGGCTTGGAGCCGACCGGGGCGACGTTCGTTGAGATGGTATCCATGGTGGGTCCTCCCCGGGTCACGCGACGACGATGCGGCCCTGCATGGCGTCGTGCGCCTGGCCGCAGTAGACGGTGCAGTACACGAGGTACTCGCCCGGCTTGGTGAAGGTGATGACCTGCGCGGTGACCGTGTTCGGGCGGAGACGGATGATCCGGCTGGCGGCTCCCAGCTGGATCGACGCACCGTGGGTGATGTCGTCCGCCATCATGCGGAACCGGTACGCCTGCCCGGCCTTCAGCCGCAACATGTCCGGGCTGTAGGAGAACTTCTGGGCCATCAGGTAGACGTCCACCGGCTCGCCTCCGGCGTCATGGCCGTGGTCATGCCCCTCGGCGGCGTGGCTGTGCGTGTCCTCGCTGGCGTGCGGGTTCACGCTACCGTCCTTCTGCGTGTAGCGTTGGACGAAGTAGTCGTGCTCGAAGCGGAACTCCTCGGGCGCCATGCCCGCCAAAGCCCCGTGACCACCGTGGCCACCGCCCTCGGCGGGTGCTTCGGCGGCGCCGTGGCCGCCATGACCGCCGCCGTGGGCGTCGGGTTCGGGGGCGGCCGCTTCCTTGTGGCCACCGAAGGGGAGCGGTGCGGCCCCGTAGGCCGCCCAGGCGCCGTACAGGGAGACGGCGCCGAAGCCCAGTCCGGCGATAAAGCCGCGACGGGTCGTGAAATGCCTCTCAGACATCGTGAGAGTCCTCTGGTCGCGTGGTCGGAATCGCTCGCGAACGCCGCCGGTCAGGCGGCGCGTGGCCGGGCATCCGACGCAGACGGCGTCAGGGCGCTCGGCCGGTCAGAGGACGGTCTTCGGAGGGGGCGTGTCCGGCGCGATGTCCCGAGCGTTCTGGGCGTAGTCGGGCCGCGGGTGCCAGGACGTCTCCACCATCGTCACCGCGACGGCGACGACATGGTGCGCCGGGGCTTCGGCCGCCGGGCAACACGGAGCCACGACCACGAGGGCGGCCTTGTGGGAGTCGCCGTGCGACGGGGCCGAAGGCGATGGCGTGTGATGGGAACGGTGGTCGATCGGCCCGCCATGGGCCTCCACATGCGCCATGGATCCGCCCGCCGCGCCCACCAGGAGCGCGAAGGCGAACGCCAGAACGGCGAAGATGTGGCCCAAACGCGTCATGTCTGCCATCGTCACCAATGACCCGGGACCTCCCAGGCCATGCCAAGCGTAGCCCCTATCATAGGTCCGGGAATTGATCGGCATCAACCCGGCGCCCGTGTCACGGTCCGGTAGTTGAAACGCCGTGGGTGAAACGTCACCGGGCGGTGGTGCCTTGCGCCTGCGGCAGGGCGGCGCCGGTGACCGGACAGGAGACGTGTTCGACTTTGTCCTTGACCTTCCAGCGGCTGGAAGGCGCAGGGTTCTTCCTGTGGCATCTCCGGCCCGGTCGAAGGTGCGGGGGACATTCCGACGCTTGGGAGGGATCGTTGCCGAAGCCATCTGTTGTTGCAGGGGCCAGGGAACGGTCGTAGGTTTCCATAGGGGTGCGGTGGGCACTGGGGTGCCGCACAGTTCCCACAAGATGAGGCAAACGCCATGTGGCGTGCGACGCGGTCGT
This genomic stretch from Azospirillum sp. TSH58 harbors:
- a CDS encoding cbb3-type cytochrome c oxidase subunit I encodes the protein MDTISTNVAPVGSKPALAARIKALPTPDKALLKLLFGAALLALVLGLIGGFVTALARAGALTFFPDDAYRLLTLHGVSVFFYWLYLIQAALLLVLAAAENGCGLALRPFAWLGAALMLAGFGVSEWISYTGTPLLYDGSPELAADDPRSVGFFALGYLLLSGGLVASAVSGIATVFQPRLRGEADAFTSIGFALFAWAGFLVVSAIAATNAFLPGVLWSLGAGPFPADHGTEWHILFHNLHYLPLMATVLVWYVLTEHLTGVTSIHGARMSKVVFAAYLVFVPPTSLYHMFLEPNLSEGVRVVGSLLSLFVSVPTLAAFAIIVSSLEASARARGATGFFGWMRGLPWDNPAMTNLGWAVANMMVGITFAFVLIQGELAPMLSDTFFVPGYFHFFAVGVLTQTFLAAMMVMLPALSGGSLWRPAVLRRMPLLVTIGLVIFGAAGITAGFMGVPRRVFDVSYGGMAPAAWPVLMALVGVGATVFAVAISVTVYGVVRTLLSRRATAEQVRVVDWQAGARGVGAAPAWTGPVSVAALVAAMYVFTIVAFQLIQSLPIIAIGGGHGH